The following coding sequences are from one Streptococcus sp. NPS 308 window:
- a CDS encoding terminase small subunit, producing MDIGLNQRQKMFASEYLRTGNVYQSAIFAGYSEAYAKTTASKLLENASVKTFIQTETEKMHDENILSAKEALSILSDIARGKRLEEVLMMNPVTGEVDRVTKKADNNTVIKAIAEILKRYPTAKQAEKLELEIEKLKSQIGMDDEHDDKLVEFAKALRGAFNDK from the coding sequence ATGGACATTGGGTTAAATCAAAGACAAAAGATGTTTGCGAGCGAGTATTTGAGGACAGGCAATGTCTATCAATCTGCAATATTCGCAGGTTACAGTGAAGCTTATGCTAAAACAACTGCTAGTAAATTGCTAGAAAATGCAAGCGTTAAAACGTTTATACAAACAGAAACCGAAAAGATGCACGATGAGAATATCCTGAGTGCCAAAGAGGCTCTTTCAATCCTTTCAGACATTGCAAGAGGCAAGCGACTCGAAGAAGTTTTGATGATGAACCCTGTCACTGGCGAGGTGGATAGAGTTACGAAAAAAGCGGATAATAACACGGTTATTAAAGCAATAGCCGAGATATTGAAACGATATCCGACTGCCAAACAAGCTGAAAAACTTGAGCTTGAAATAGAGAAACTTAAATCTCAAATTGGTATGGATGACGAGCATGACGATAAGCTTGTAGAGTTTGCTAAGGCTTTGAGAGGCGCTTTTAATGACAAGTAA
- a CDS encoding PBSX family phage terminase large subunit, with the protein MTSKFTPKQEQVLRRVLNDDFFICGLHGAKRSGKTVLNNMVFLNEIDRVRTIADKLDIDEPMYILAGTSSTSIQNNIIQELYNMFDIEPKYDKHGAFTLCGVKVIQVYTGSISGLKRARGFTAFGAYINEASLANEQVFKEIISRCSGEGARIVWDSNPDIPTHWLRRDYINSEDDMIIDFHFKLDDNTFMSDRYRENIKSATPAGVFYDRDILGLWVTGEGVVYRDFSENMFVNEVPEDITKIYAGVDWGYEHFGSIVVIGETSDGSVYLLEEHAHQYKEIDFWVDIAKNIKERYGNITFWADSARPEHVARFQREQLKTFNANKAVLSGIEEVAKLMKAGRFFVVSDKVSKFKDEVYQYIWNEKTGEPVKENDDVLDAVRYAIYSHHSQPKATVRRRSQYGL; encoded by the coding sequence ATGACAAGTAAGTTCACGCCAAAACAAGAACAAGTCCTTAGACGAGTTTTAAACGATGACTTTTTTATTTGCGGTTTGCATGGTGCAAAGCGTTCAGGTAAGACTGTTTTGAATAATATGGTCTTCCTAAATGAAATTGATAGAGTTAGAACAATAGCTGATAAGTTAGACATTGATGAACCGATGTATATTTTGGCTGGGACATCTTCGACATCGATACAAAATAATATCATTCAAGAACTCTATAACATGTTTGATATTGAGCCAAAATATGACAAACACGGAGCGTTTACTCTTTGCGGAGTCAAGGTTATTCAAGTCTATACTGGCTCGATTTCAGGTTTAAAGCGAGCTCGTGGTTTCACAGCTTTTGGTGCCTATATAAACGAGGCATCGTTGGCCAATGAACAAGTGTTCAAAGAAATCATCTCACGTTGTTCGGGAGAGGGTGCACGGATTGTTTGGGATAGTAACCCAGACATCCCGACTCACTGGCTCAGACGAGATTATATCAACTCTGAGGACGATATGATTATAGACTTTCATTTCAAGTTGGATGATAATACATTCATGTCTGATAGATACCGTGAGAATATAAAATCAGCCACACCGGCAGGCGTCTTCTATGACCGAGACATCCTTGGTCTTTGGGTGACTGGCGAGGGCGTCGTCTATCGTGATTTTAGCGAGAATATGTTTGTGAATGAAGTACCAGAAGACATCACGAAGATATACGCTGGTGTTGACTGGGGTTACGAACACTTTGGCTCTATTGTTGTTATTGGAGAAACCTCAGATGGTTCGGTTTATCTGCTAGAGGAACACGCTCATCAGTACAAAGAGATAGATTTTTGGGTAGATATCGCTAAGAACATCAAAGAACGATATGGCAATATTACGTTCTGGGCAGATAGCGCACGACCTGAACACGTTGCCAGATTTCAAAGAGAGCAATTAAAGACGTTTAATGCTAACAAAGCAGTCTTGTCGGGTATTGAAGAAGTCGCCAAGCTGATGAAAGCCGGGCGCTTTTTTGTGGTCTCAGATAAGGTCAGCAAGTTCAAAGATGAGGTTTATCAGTATATTTGGAACGAAAAGACGGGTGAGCCAGTAAAAGAAAATGACGACGTACTGGATGCAGTGCGTTATGCGATTTATTCGCACCATTCACAACCGAAAGCAACCGTCCGCAGGCGTTCACAATATGGCCTATAG
- a CDS encoding phage portal protein: MYQILTYPRDGYDETALNKELIYKLIRKHTQERSHLQKLKKYYLGEHAILNHTRRNQNAPNYKTVANHAKDIADTSTGYFMGNPIKYNNTAESDLEPLLEAFDGAEIDQVDAQNALNMAIYGRAYEYIYAKEGLTELDSTSVDPENVFLVYDDSIERKALFAVYYYEIKDDTKDATKYQAEVFTQNLHYHIVLRDSSKGTTQNENVEEHNLGQIPIIEYRNNHFAIGDYEQQISLIDAYNSLMGNRVNDKEQAVESILVLYGAQLADNQEEAREAMSILAEEGLLELPADAKADFLKNALDENATEILRKALKEDIYTFSHVPNLTDKNFAGNSSGVAMEFKLLGLEMITKTKEANYKRGLRQRIAIFAHYLGMQQIALEAHSIVPQFSRGLPKNLLELSQIINNLEGKVSLRQLISLLPFVEDPDAELEELEEEKEKNMERVPFFYQTNTKPDDEVADEEQGLLDQEEG; this comes from the coding sequence ATGTATCAGATTTTAACTTATCCACGGGATGGATACGATGAAACAGCTTTGAACAAGGAATTGATTTATAAGTTGATTCGCAAGCACACGCAAGAGCGCAGTCACTTGCAGAAATTGAAGAAATACTATTTGGGTGAGCATGCTATTTTGAATCACACGAGAAGAAATCAGAATGCGCCGAATTATAAGACGGTAGCTAATCATGCTAAAGATATCGCAGATACGTCTACGGGCTATTTTATGGGTAATCCTATCAAGTATAACAATACTGCTGAGAGCGACCTTGAGCCTTTGCTTGAGGCTTTCGATGGTGCTGAAATAGACCAAGTAGATGCGCAGAACGCTTTGAATATGGCTATCTATGGACGTGCTTACGAGTACATCTATGCGAAAGAGGGATTGACTGAGCTTGATTCGACTAGCGTAGATCCTGAGAATGTATTTCTTGTATACGATGATAGTATCGAACGCAAGGCCTTGTTTGCAGTCTACTACTACGAAATCAAGGACGACACGAAAGATGCTACTAAGTATCAAGCAGAAGTCTTTACTCAGAATCTGCACTATCACATTGTGCTGCGTGATTCGAGCAAAGGAACGACGCAGAATGAGAATGTAGAAGAACACAATCTTGGCCAAATCCCAATCATCGAATACCGCAACAACCACTTTGCGATTGGTGATTATGAGCAACAAATCAGCTTGATTGATGCTTACAATTCGTTGATGGGTAACCGTGTAAATGACAAAGAGCAAGCAGTTGAGTCTATCCTTGTTCTGTACGGTGCGCAGTTAGCAGACAACCAAGAAGAAGCTAGAGAGGCAATGAGTATACTTGCTGAAGAAGGTCTTTTGGAATTGCCAGCAGATGCCAAGGCTGATTTCTTAAAGAATGCCTTAGACGAGAACGCAACTGAAATCTTGCGCAAGGCCTTGAAAGAAGACATCTACACATTTAGCCATGTACCGAATTTGACAGATAAGAATTTCGCAGGCAATAGCTCGGGCGTAGCCATGGAATTCAAGCTACTGGGCCTTGAAATGATAACTAAGACGAAAGAAGCAAACTACAAGCGAGGTCTTAGACAGCGTATTGCTATCTTCGCTCATTATTTGGGCATGCAGCAGATTGCACTTGAAGCACATTCAATCGTGCCACAGTTCAGCCGTGGGTTGCCTAAGAACTTGCTCGAATTGTCGCAGATTATCAATAATCTTGAAGGCAAGGTCTCACTTCGTCAGCTTATTTCTCTCTTACCATTCGTTGAAGATCCTGACGCTGAACTGGAAGAACTTGAGGAAGAAAAAGAGAAGAATATGGAACGTGTACCATTCTTTTATCAAACGAACACGAAGCCAGACGATGAGGTAGCAGATGAAGAACAAGGACTACTGGACCAAGAGGAAGGCTAA
- a CDS encoding minor capsid protein, whose translation MKNKDYWTKRKANLIYEQMDKAEKQADKFDEIYKQSKAYLDKQINKVFDKFQRDYGLSERDARQVLKNMKDQKDLNELRKVLEARPNDPNIQRLLADLDSPAYAHRMKRLERLNDDLDRMRESIYRSEKSGSDAFYSDLMKDSYYKATFDLQQQTGLAYGFSGLPESEIKHLQSFSWVGDGSTYSTDIWKNTGKLTSSIKDELLMSLMTGRDIRGTAQAIAERFNVGQNDARRLVRTESAFFHNQMELLSYEEADIEKYIFVAVLDKRTSRICQEHDNVVYRVDEAVPGVNHPPMHPWCRSTTIAHDEDADYSKLERRARNPETGKVEYVPADMTYKEWYSKYLDGEEVGKIDFSKLTSEEINNLDFDDLLKYFDWAAEQDALKEKAEKVALQAREDNVPLARRDLVDRLEKRLRTTNFVEVFGEENAQGLLRELRFFPNDDFVQSLYGSVDKLSFARTREMNSRVSTTKVYLSKSDFAYNKKFNQKAHSIVLHELTHGIDNIASYFGAPELGAKAFSSQYDLHKVIKKDMDNYIFGDIKLKRGASMDEKRDFFNLRQAKVKDFKSELYELAKKLNPEIRPEGNAEVVAFASDMMSSFRSAEYGHQVFGHEDIYWKDKSNRGMEFLAEYTQAQMTPEIKAFYDKVFPNSVKIYNKIFEDISKLKLENQKPLVW comes from the coding sequence ATGAAGAACAAGGACTACTGGACCAAGAGGAAGGCTAATCTCATCTATGAGCAGATGGATAAGGCCGAGAAGCAAGCGGACAAGTTCGACGAGATTTACAAGCAATCTAAAGCCTATTTAGATAAGCAAATCAACAAAGTCTTTGATAAATTCCAACGTGATTATGGATTGAGCGAGCGTGATGCTAGACAGGTCTTAAAGAACATGAAAGACCAGAAAGACCTGAATGAACTTCGCAAGGTTCTTGAAGCTAGACCGAATGACCCGAATATCCAACGGTTGCTTGCTGATTTAGACAGTCCGGCTTACGCTCATCGCATGAAGCGGTTAGAACGTCTAAACGATGATTTAGACCGTATGCGTGAGTCTATCTATCGCTCTGAGAAATCAGGCTCAGATGCCTTTTATAGCGACCTCATGAAAGATAGCTACTACAAGGCTACCTTTGACCTGCAACAGCAGACAGGACTAGCATACGGCTTTTCTGGGCTTCCTGAGAGCGAGATTAAACATCTACAGTCTTTCAGTTGGGTAGGTGACGGAAGTACGTACTCAACAGACATCTGGAAGAATACAGGGAAGCTTACTTCAAGCATAAAAGATGAACTGCTCATGAGCCTCATGACAGGCCGAGATATACGAGGGACTGCACAAGCAATTGCTGAGAGGTTTAATGTAGGTCAGAATGATGCAAGGCGTTTGGTTCGGACAGAATCAGCCTTTTTTCATAATCAAATGGAACTGCTCAGCTATGAAGAAGCAGACATAGAGAAGTATATCTTTGTGGCCGTCTTAGACAAGCGTACATCACGTATTTGCCAAGAGCACGATAATGTAGTTTATCGAGTGGATGAAGCTGTACCTGGCGTCAATCATCCTCCTATGCATCCATGGTGCAGGTCTACGACTATCGCACATGACGAGGACGCAGACTACAGCAAACTAGAGCGTAGGGCTAGAAATCCTGAAACCGGTAAAGTTGAGTACGTACCTGCTGATATGACTTATAAAGAGTGGTATAGCAAGTATTTAGATGGTGAGGAAGTTGGTAAGATTGACTTTTCCAAACTTACTTCCGAAGAAATCAATAATCTTGATTTTGATGATCTTTTAAAATATTTTGACTGGGCAGCTGAACAAGATGCTTTAAAAGAGAAAGCAGAAAAAGTCGCTTTGCAAGCTCGAGAAGATAATGTTCCTTTGGCGCGACGCGATTTGGTGGATCGTTTAGAGAAGAGACTTAGAACAACAAATTTTGTTGAAGTATTTGGTGAAGAAAATGCACAAGGTCTTTTAAGAGAATTGCGTTTCTTCCCGAATGATGATTTTGTGCAATCTCTCTACGGTTCAGTAGATAAATTATCATTTGCCAGAACAAGAGAAATGAACTCTCGTGTAAGTACTACAAAAGTCTATCTTTCTAAAAGTGATTTTGCTTACAACAAGAAATTTAATCAGAAGGCGCATTCGATCGTTCTTCATGAATTGACTCATGGCATTGATAATATTGCAAGCTACTTCGGCGCCCCAGAATTGGGAGCCAAAGCCTTCAGTAGTCAGTATGACTTGCATAAAGTCATAAAAAAAGATATGGACAATTATATTTTCGGGGACATAAAGCTCAAAAGAGGAGCATCTATGGATGAGAAACGAGACTTTTTTAATCTTCGACAAGCTAAAGTAAAAGATTTCAAATCGGAATTATATGAACTGGCGAAGAAACTAAACCCAGAAATTCGTCCTGAAGGAAATGCGGAGGTTGTAGCATTTGCATCAGATATGATGAGTTCTTTCCGAAGTGCTGAATATGGACATCAGGTCTTCGGACATGAGGATATTTATTGGAAAGATAAATCCAATCGAGGGATGGAATTTCTTGCAGAATACACTCAAGCGCAAATGACACCTGAAATAAAAGCATTTTATGACAAAGTTTTTCCAAATTCTGTTAAAATATACAACAAGATATTTGAAGATATTTCAAAATTGAAACTAGAAAACCAAAAGCCGCTTGTTTGGTAG
- a CDS encoding crAss001_48 related protein, translating to MEDWKERFKKEYYELRERFQKLDMMIDKYEKGQLEFEPKCPIDLLKGQRSTMWNYLKILEQRAEIEEIKL from the coding sequence ATGGAAGATTGGAAAGAACGCTTTAAAAAAGAATACTATGAATTGAGAGAACGATTCCAGAAGTTAGATATGATGATTGATAAATACGAAAAAGGACAGCTAGAGTTTGAACCTAAATGTCCAATTGATTTGTTAAAAGGTCAGCGTTCGACTATGTGGAATTATTTAAAAATTCTAGAACAACGTGCAGAAATTGAAGAAATTAAACTATAA
- a CDS encoding DUF4355 domain-containing protein, giving the protein MNEETQTVETVEVQEVPAEPAQQPQDEKKYTDADVDAIIDKKFAKWKSEQEAKENEAKKLAKMNADEKQKYQLDQREQELATREQAVARKELTAEAKAMLSERGLPVELVSVVDLSNAEAVTESVASIQKTWEDAVQKGVSERMKGSAPIKTAPTNQQEVTEKWKQDFLR; this is encoded by the coding sequence ATGAACGAAGAAACACAAACAGTCGAAACGGTTGAAGTCCAAGAGGTACCTGCAGAACCTGCACAACAACCGCAAGACGAGAAGAAGTACACGGACGCAGACGTCGATGCTATCATCGATAAGAAATTTGCTAAGTGGAAATCAGAGCAAGAAGCCAAAGAAAACGAAGCGAAGAAGCTTGCCAAGATGAACGCTGACGAGAAACAGAAATATCAGTTAGATCAGCGTGAGCAAGAACTAGCTACTCGTGAACAGGCTGTTGCTCGGAAAGAATTGACCGCAGAAGCTAAGGCAATGTTAAGTGAACGTGGCTTACCAGTTGAATTAGTATCCGTGGTCGATTTGTCAAACGCTGAAGCCGTGACTGAATCAGTCGCAAGCATTCAGAAAACGTGGGAGGATGCGGTTCAGAAAGGCGTATCCGAACGCATGAAGGGTAGCGCACCTATTAAGACTGCGCCAACAAATCAGCAAGAAGTCACCGAAAAATGGAAACAGGACTTTTTGCGCTAG
- a CDS encoding carbohydrate-binding protein yields the protein MAFEALNTAESRKKHLGIIEDVLAVNSYATPLLTPSEAVTLNGRSFTVATGNTTGLKDYKRNQDNEFDHVEVEEKVYTLEEEKYWGRFVDQLDERDSNGQVNIEYVIARQAAEVVAPYLDKLRFDAALGNVSDNVVMGKTAGANNAYNAVLDVSEKLDELGITKERLLFVTPSFYKAIKSEIVRLPQGDADKKVLGKGYVGELDDYTVYKVPSKFLPNVNALAAAPGVVTSPIQIDNTKYNDNVPGRFGELVEQLLYTGAYVLEHFQKYIITIADTKPAAKETAQGKTVNRAKKWKTGKAYKEGDTVTHEDKVYVAIKDITSSTDAPDSDSANWKVKK from the coding sequence ATGGCATTCGAAGCATTAAACACAGCAGAATCACGCAAGAAACATCTTGGAATTATCGAGGATGTCCTTGCGGTAAATTCATACGCAACACCACTCTTGACACCGAGCGAAGCAGTGACTCTAAACGGTCGCTCATTCACAGTCGCAACAGGTAACACAACTGGTCTCAAAGACTATAAACGCAACCAAGACAACGAATTTGATCACGTTGAAGTTGAAGAAAAGGTCTACACTCTTGAAGAAGAGAAATACTGGGGCCGTTTCGTTGACCAATTGGATGAACGTGACTCAAACGGTCAAGTAAACATTGAATATGTAATTGCTCGTCAAGCTGCTGAAGTTGTAGCTCCATATCTTGACAAACTTCGTTTCGATGCAGCACTCGGAAACGTAAGTGACAATGTGGTCATGGGTAAAACGGCAGGAGCGAACAACGCATACAATGCGGTTCTTGATGTTTCTGAGAAATTGGATGAACTTGGAATCACCAAAGAACGCTTGCTCTTTGTCACACCAAGTTTCTACAAAGCTATCAAGTCTGAAATCGTACGCTTGCCACAAGGTGACGCAGACAAGAAAGTTCTTGGCAAAGGATATGTTGGTGAATTGGATGACTACACAGTCTACAAAGTACCTTCTAAATTCTTGCCAAATGTAAATGCCCTTGCAGCTGCTCCTGGTGTTGTGACATCGCCAATTCAAATCGACAATACTAAGTACAACGACAATGTGCCTGGTCGTTTTGGTGAATTGGTAGAACAATTGCTCTACACTGGAGCTTATGTCCTTGAACACTTCCAAAAATACATCATCACAATCGCAGATACTAAGCCAGCTGCTAAGGAAACAGCCCAAGGCAAGACAGTGAACCGTGCTAAAAAATGGAAGACCGGAAAAGCCTACAAAGAAGGTGATACAGTAACGCATGAAGACAAAGTCTATGTTGCTATCAAAGACATCACCAGCTCAACCGACGCACCAGACTCTGACTCAGCTAACTGGAAAGTCAAGAAATAA
- a CDS encoding phage head-tail connector protein, whose protein sequence is MELEKLKQLTGESDETVLSSLHLRAENIILSETNREKLTPALNRLLPELVIELYNRSGSEGEQSRSEGGISVTYGESGLSTGLLQRIRMHRLARVAGHVFEKE, encoded by the coding sequence ATGGAACTTGAAAAACTAAAACAATTGACGGGCGAGAGTGACGAAACAGTCCTCTCGTCTTTACATTTAAGGGCTGAAAACATCATTTTATCTGAGACGAACCGAGAGAAGCTGACGCCAGCGCTCAACAGACTACTACCTGAACTTGTAATTGAGCTCTACAATCGCTCTGGAAGCGAAGGAGAGCAGTCTAGAAGTGAAGGTGGTATATCTGTTACCTACGGAGAGTCTGGCTTGTCTACGGGCCTTTTACAGCGTATTCGGATGCATCGATTAGCGAGGGTGGCAGGTCATGTTTTTGAAAAAGAATAG
- a CDS encoding HK97-gp10 family putative phage morphogenesis protein → MSGLIGADSLIAKCRKLYGAKSNEIVGQAVLHAAKTVVQAEAKLGAPANEGELRNSIRVRLKMNGNKISSEVFTNSDHAAYVELGTGPKGQANHSGISPEVSVSYRSSPWYVHEDQINVGPYHFAKRGEFYKMYGQPAQPYLYPALKDNHDRVSRSVSKYVSRKIREQIK, encoded by the coding sequence GTGTCAGGTTTAATCGGAGCAGATAGCTTAATCGCTAAGTGTCGTAAGCTATACGGTGCAAAGAGTAACGAGATAGTGGGACAAGCGGTCTTGCATGCTGCTAAAACAGTCGTACAAGCCGAAGCTAAACTCGGAGCACCAGCGAACGAGGGTGAGTTGAGGAATAGCATCAGAGTTCGTCTAAAAATGAACGGCAACAAGATATCGAGCGAAGTCTTTACAAACTCAGACCATGCTGCCTATGTCGAACTCGGAACGGGTCCGAAAGGACAAGCTAACCATTCAGGCATATCACCAGAAGTGAGCGTGTCTTATCGGTCTAGTCCGTGGTACGTGCATGAAGACCAAATCAACGTAGGACCTTACCACTTTGCAAAAAGAGGTGAGTTCTATAAGATGTATGGTCAACCTGCTCAACCTTACTTGTATCCTGCTTTGAAAGATAACCATGACCGTGTATCTAGAAGTGTTTCAAAATACGTCAGCAGAAAGATAAGAGAACAGATAAAATGA
- a CDS encoding phage tail tube protein, translating into MLANGIKLAFSKTKGDYQNLVGLKEVPEFGIEPEKVENTTLADKVKKYEFGIGDAGELEYKFAYDNTTATSPYRVLRNAADNKEKLYFEQTYPDNTKVTFEGQVSVKLGGGGVNSVIEFTLKIALQSELEFKDGLGG; encoded by the coding sequence ATGTTAGCAAATGGAATTAAGCTTGCTTTTAGCAAAACTAAAGGCGATTACCAAAATCTTGTAGGTTTGAAAGAGGTACCAGAGTTTGGTATTGAACCTGAAAAAGTCGAGAATACAACTCTTGCAGACAAGGTTAAAAAATATGAATTTGGTATTGGTGACGCTGGGGAACTTGAGTACAAGTTCGCTTATGATAACACAACTGCTACTTCACCTTATCGTGTCTTGCGTAATGCTGCAGACAATAAGGAGAAGCTCTACTTTGAGCAAACCTATCCAGACAACACCAAGGTCACTTTTGAAGGACAAGTATCTGTCAAACTCGGTGGTGGCGGAGTGAACTCTGTTATCGAATTCACGCTCAAGATTGCATTGCAGTCTGAACTCGAATTTAAAGACGGTTTGGGAGGTTAA
- a CDS encoding DUF6096 family protein: MALPYAIWKVSEDKELKLRLTSLQATKVEEKIGANLLKVFMPADGEAFALPPLKVMLLLTHGALQKFEHGISFEDVSDLYDDYVDNGGDQAAFMADVILPMLQVSGFMPREKEGKKKTPKKSKAKMEVVK; encoded by the coding sequence ATGGCTCTACCATACGCAATTTGGAAAGTCAGTGAGGATAAGGAGTTAAAGCTCCGTCTCACATCCTTGCAAGCGACCAAAGTTGAAGAAAAAATCGGAGCGAATTTGCTCAAGGTATTCATGCCGGCTGATGGAGAGGCTTTTGCTTTGCCACCTCTTAAAGTCATGTTGCTGTTGACTCATGGAGCACTTCAAAAGTTTGAGCATGGAATCTCATTTGAAGATGTATCTGACCTATACGATGACTACGTAGATAACGGTGGAGACCAGGCTGCATTCATGGCAGACGTTATTTTGCCGATGTTGCAAGTTTCGGGTTTTATGCCACGGGAGAAGGAAGGCAAGAAGAAAACTCCCAAGAAATCCAAAGCGAAAATGGAAGTAGTCAAGTAG